The Vibrio marisflavi CECT 7928 region CTTCACCTAGCGTGTCTCCAGACAACTCACCGACGACGATACCTATTGTTATTGGTTTATTCATGGGTTCCAATAGACTCCATTTAGTCAGTCCCAAGAAAACAAAAAAGACCGCAACCTAAGTAGCGATCTTCTTGCTTAGATTCATCACAGATTAGCGGATGATACCACGTTCACTGTTTTCAACAATATCGATAATACGTTGAATTGATGGCCACTCCTGCGCCATTTCTTTCAGTATTGGCATAGAGGTTTCCAGAGTGTTACCAGAGCGGTAAAGCTCTTTGTAAGCCTTTTGCAGAGCCCGTAACTCTGGCTTTTCAAAACCATTACGCTTAAGGCCAACTAGGTTCAAGCCAAATGGTGAGGCATGGTTACCTTGTGCCAGCACATAAGCTGGTACATCTTGTACTACCGCGGAACAACCACCAATGTATGAATACGCTCCAACATGACAAAACGGGTGAATCGCAGACAACGCCATGACTCCAGCATAATCATCAACCGTTACGTGTCCACCTAAAATGGAGTTGTTTCCAATGTGGGTATGATTGCCAATAATAACATCATGAGCAATATGGGCATTTACACACAACAAGTTGTCATTACCAATCACCGTTTGGTGTTTGTCTTGGATGGTGCCACGATGTATTTGAGCACTCTCACGGATAACATTGCGATCACCGATGATGACTTTAGTATTCTCGCCACCATACTTTTTGTCTTGGTTCTCCTCACCAATTACCGCTTGTGGGAAAATACGGTTGTCTTTACCGATTGTAGTGTAACCTTTAATCACCACATGCGACATGACCTCCGTACCCTCACCGATCTCTACATGCTCGGTAATATAAGTAAAAGGCCCAACAACAACATTCGACCCAATTTTTGCACCATCTTCTACAACAGCACTTGGGTGAATTTTTGCACTCTCATGAATCATATTAGAACTCTCTACGAGCGCATTTCAGCTCTGCAGAACACACAACTTCGCCGTCTACTTTTGCTGTTCCATTAAACGCTGC contains the following coding sequences:
- the lpxA gene encoding acyl-ACP--UDP-N-acetylglucosamine O-acyltransferase encodes the protein MIHESAKIHPSAVVEDGAKIGSNVVVGPFTYITEHVEIGEGTEVMSHVVIKGYTTIGKDNRIFPQAVIGEENQDKKYGGENTKVIIGDRNVIRESAQIHRGTIQDKHQTVIGNDNLLCVNAHIAHDVIIGNHTHIGNNSILGGHVTVDDYAGVMALSAIHPFCHVGAYSYIGGCSAVVQDVPAYVLAQGNHASPFGLNLVGLKRNGFEKPELRALQKAYKELYRSGNTLETSMPILKEMAQEWPSIQRIIDIVENSERGIIR